One Chroicocephalus ridibundus chromosome 22, bChrRid1.1, whole genome shotgun sequence DNA window includes the following coding sequences:
- the CTXN1 gene encoding cortexin-1 translates to MRPGHALLASAMNDASTMDYELLSPSLVEHPAGAAGMDAEQKTVFAFVIFLLVFLVMLMVRCFRILLDPYSRMPASSWTDHKEGLERGQFDYALV, encoded by the coding sequence ATGCGCCCTGGCCACGCGCTCCTCGCCTCTGCCATGAATGATGCATCGACGATGGATTATGAACTGCTCTCCCCCTCCTTGGTGGAGCACCCAGCCGGCGCCGCGGGTATGGATGCCGAGCAGAAAACCGTCTTTGCCTTTGTCATCTTCCTCCTGGTCTTCTTGGTGATGCTGATGGTGCGCTGCTTCCGCATCCTGCTGGACCCCTACAGCCGCATGCCCGCCTCCTCCTGGACTGACCACAAGGAGGGGTTGGAGAGGGGCCAGTTTGACTACGCCTTGGTGtag